The following are encoded in a window of Roseivirga misakiensis genomic DNA:
- a CDS encoding ABC transporter permease, which yields MLKNYIKITFRSLRRNAGYAMINIIGLAIGITGAALLLNYVKSENSYESRHSKADRIVRPYVQDLGAESPSFYASNPAILGKILDEGLAGIETYTSVNRFFSGQFNFSIGGKRYTERDYFVADNSFFDVFDFPFITGNIKTALASPNQVVLTENKALAIFGTTNVIGKILEFTGLPDFEVVGVVEGSKGDTHMEFEMLISPSVPGESWDALQTSWGDFSSSTYLVLKEGYDFDNFTEDADTLIADRLPGPMKSRVKYFFQPMTDIHFNSAQLQRDIAQNKGDKSYSNIFIAISIFLLLIACVNYMNLATSKAVFRAKEIGIRKVVGAVKKQLVTQFLLESFIISAFAMLLSVGLIDITMPFFNTLTNKSFDFSYVTLLEYLPMLLGITLLVALISGIYPAFFMTRLKTVNVLKGEKSTGGSFRVRQGLVILQFVLGIFMIISTLVVSNQMSFIQSKDLGFNEENLVTIDINNGAVRPVFKTMQNELNQIPGVESVGVASRVPGEWKNINETEVALLNSNGIVDTVGMYYMGFDPQMLKTFDLRIEQGDWFSGNDASDSTKILLNQAAVERLELGSNPIGSVVTMGWAGRPKGDYTVIGVLEDFNFKSLHTEIEPIIIGPWNNVNATIDYFILKISGDPSSIIDAATLVHEKFDNRTVMEYHFLDDQLALFYEQERQASTIFKLGAGLTVLVACLGLFGLASFTVQKRVKELGIRKVLGASEWKLFSLLSGSFLKQVFIAFLLASPLAYFFMRNWLDNFQFRVSIGVEVFLIAAILTMLVALITVSYRALRAAHSNPVDSLRSE from the coding sequence ATGTTAAAGAATTATATAAAAATCACGTTCCGATCGCTCCGCAGAAATGCTGGTTATGCCATGATTAATATCATAGGGCTAGCGATTGGCATCACAGGAGCAGCACTTTTGCTGAATTATGTAAAGAGTGAGAATTCTTATGAATCTAGGCACAGTAAAGCCGATCGTATTGTAAGACCATATGTGCAGGATTTAGGGGCAGAAAGCCCAAGTTTTTATGCTTCGAACCCAGCGATTTTAGGAAAGATTTTGGACGAAGGCCTTGCGGGTATCGAAACATACACCTCTGTGAACCGCTTTTTTAGCGGACAATTCAACTTCTCAATAGGGGGCAAGCGATATACCGAACGTGACTACTTTGTTGCTGATAATAGCTTCTTCGATGTTTTTGACTTCCCGTTTATAACAGGAAACATAAAAACAGCCTTAGCCTCCCCAAATCAAGTGGTATTAACTGAAAATAAGGCGCTGGCAATTTTCGGAACCACTAATGTGATTGGTAAAATATTGGAGTTTACAGGTCTACCAGACTTTGAAGTCGTCGGTGTAGTCGAAGGGAGTAAAGGGGATACCCATATGGAATTTGAGATGCTTATCTCACCTTCTGTACCAGGCGAAAGCTGGGATGCGCTTCAAACTAGCTGGGGAGATTTCAGTTCTTCCACCTATTTGGTATTGAAAGAAGGATACGACTTCGACAACTTTACCGAAGATGCAGATACACTCATAGCCGATCGTTTACCTGGTCCAATGAAGTCAAGAGTGAAATACTTTTTTCAGCCAATGACTGATATACACTTCAACTCTGCACAGCTACAAAGGGATATTGCTCAGAACAAAGGAGATAAGTCTTACAGCAATATATTCATCGCAATCAGTATTTTTCTTTTGCTCATCGCATGTGTCAATTACATGAATTTGGCCACCTCAAAAGCTGTATTTAGAGCAAAGGAAATTGGTATCAGAAAAGTTGTTGGTGCAGTCAAAAAGCAATTAGTGACTCAGTTTTTATTAGAATCATTTATTATATCGGCTTTCGCCATGTTGTTATCGGTTGGGTTAATCGATATTACGATGCCTTTCTTCAACACATTGACGAATAAGTCATTCGACTTCAGTTATGTCACACTTTTAGAGTACTTACCAATGCTCTTGGGAATCACTTTGTTGGTAGCGCTTATCTCAGGTATATATCCAGCCTTTTTTATGACGAGACTCAAAACAGTCAATGTTCTAAAAGGAGAGAAGTCTACAGGAGGGTCTTTTAGAGTTAGACAAGGATTAGTTATTCTTCAATTTGTCCTCGGCATTTTCATGATCATTTCCACCTTGGTGGTGAGTAATCAAATGAGCTTCATTCAGTCTAAAGACTTAGGCTTTAATGAAGAAAATTTAGTAACGATCGATATCAATAACGGAGCGGTTCGACCTGTCTTCAAGACCATGCAAAATGAATTGAACCAAATACCAGGAGTTGAAAGCGTTGGAGTGGCATCTCGCGTACCAGGAGAGTGGAAGAATATAAACGAGACTGAGGTAGCCTTATTAAACAGCAATGGAATCGTAGATACTGTCGGCATGTACTATATGGGCTTTGATCCACAAATGCTCAAGACTTTTGATTTGAGAATTGAACAAGGTGATTGGTTCAGTGGAAACGATGCGAGTGACAGTACGAAGATATTGTTGAATCAAGCTGCTGTCGAACGACTTGAGCTGGGAAGCAACCCAATTGGTTCCGTGGTCACCATGGGCTGGGCAGGCAGACCAAAAGGAGACTATACAGTAATTGGCGTTCTAGAAGATTTTAATTTTAAATCACTACACACCGAAATTGAGCCCATAATTATCGGCCCGTGGAATAATGTGAATGCCACGATTGATTATTTCATTTTAAAGATATCTGGTGATCCATCGAGTATCATTGACGCAGCGACTTTGGTTCATGAGAAGTTTGATAACCGTACCGTGATGGAGTATCATTTCTTAGACGATCAATTGGCCTTATTCTACGAACAGGAAAGACAAGCAAGCACTATCTTTAAATTAGGGGCAGGGCTCACCGTCTTGGTAGCCTGTTTAGGACTATTTGGTCTAGCGTCATTCACAGTACAGAAAAGAGTGAAAGAACTGGGCATTAGAAAAGTGCTAGGTGCTAGCGAATGGAAACTATTCTCTTTACTCTCAGGGTCCTTCCTTAAACAAGTATTCATTGCCTTTTTGTTGGCGAGTCCGCTGGCGTATTTCTTTATGCGTAACTGGCTAGACAATTTCCAATTCCGTGTAAGTATAGGAGTCGAGGTCTTTTTAATCGCCGCGATATTGACCATGTTAGTAGCCCTAATTACGGTGAGCTATAGAGCTTTAAGAGCAGCTCACTCTAACCCTGTAGATTCACTTAGGAGCGAATAA
- a CDS encoding ABC transporter permease, which yields MTKEKPISPPKWADKFLAFYCKSEFLEEIQGDAHELFQVRVAKKKKTKARLMFIWDVLRFFKWSNIKKSKKVNSNIIDMTRNNFKIAARVLWKQKTNTALNVGSIAIGMACFILISLYVQQELSFDKFHEKGDRIYRTWTKEDYGEGQQFFYTSSPLPLADALEANIPEVEATVRVDYSRFLVGEGESRINERVAFVSPNFFDVFSFDLLKGNTEKPLGRQDLVLSESYATKYFGNSEAVGKDILLQMGEEQLPYRVSAIMADLPKNTGFRMDMIVSNEDLTRFYSEGALNAWFNIAPETFVLLKENTSQAAVEDKLPGMIRTVLADEVQEGEYVLGLQPLTDIHLNPDFPIASMPVGNPSYVYVLATIGILVLVMACMNYTTLSTGQSIRRAKEVGIRKVVGAQKRSLVWQYLSESMLITFFAAMAGVGLAYLLLPTFNQLAGTEISILLNYTGGLFYIGLVLGVGLLTGLYPAFVLSNLRLISVLKGAQSSRGTGLFRKSLMVFQLLLTIFLISGSLVMRNQLNFLQDSDLGYDKEAMVYVNLYAKPGVSGLFNRINSGFENAEILKSKLASYPEITSIGAANHMFGSSGWTNLGFSDKQGQFKQFSLLITDPYYNTSFDIELAEGRDFDAALEIDKTESIIINEAAAAYFFNTESPIGKQLPGDNFGTHRIVGVVKDFNFESLHTEVQPLVITQNASPITDGVSDFSINSNPIPKVFFKYTGSNLLGVQKLLEDVWADTFPNEELNFSFIDERLRLLYENESRVNQIAGVATVISILIAAFGLLGLTIMVVNTKIKEIGIRKVLGARTFTILGLLMKQFSLQLLLAFFISIPITWYLMNQWLSDFAYRVDVGIIVFLVSGALSFAIMLSVIGFHAIRAARANPIKALRVE from the coding sequence ATGACAAAAGAAAAACCAATATCGCCACCAAAATGGGCAGATAAGTTTCTAGCGTTTTACTGTAAATCAGAATTTTTAGAAGAAATACAAGGTGATGCTCACGAGCTCTTTCAAGTGCGTGTGGCGAAAAAAAAGAAGACCAAAGCGAGACTGATGTTCATTTGGGATGTCTTGCGCTTTTTCAAGTGGTCAAATATTAAAAAGTCAAAAAAGGTCAACTCAAATATTATCGACATGACGAGAAACAACTTTAAAATCGCGGCACGGGTGCTGTGGAAGCAGAAAACAAACACAGCACTGAATGTAGGAAGCATAGCCATCGGAATGGCTTGTTTTATCCTCATATCTCTCTATGTACAACAAGAACTAAGTTTTGATAAATTCCACGAAAAGGGAGATCGAATTTATAGAACCTGGACTAAAGAGGATTATGGAGAAGGTCAGCAATTCTTTTACACTTCATCTCCGTTGCCACTTGCAGATGCTTTAGAGGCTAATATTCCGGAGGTAGAGGCCACTGTAAGAGTGGATTATAGCAGGTTTTTGGTGGGGGAAGGAGAAAGTCGTATAAATGAGCGAGTTGCTTTCGTGTCCCCGAATTTCTTCGATGTCTTTAGTTTCGACTTATTGAAAGGCAATACCGAAAAGCCTCTTGGCCGTCAAGATTTAGTGCTATCAGAAAGCTATGCCACCAAATATTTTGGGAATAGTGAAGCCGTGGGTAAGGATATTTTGTTGCAGATGGGTGAGGAGCAATTACCTTATCGAGTATCCGCAATAATGGCCGATTTACCTAAGAATACTGGCTTCAGAATGGATATGATCGTATCAAATGAAGACCTGACACGATTTTATAGTGAAGGGGCGCTAAATGCTTGGTTCAACATTGCGCCTGAGACTTTTGTCTTACTCAAAGAAAACACATCTCAAGCGGCAGTGGAAGATAAACTTCCGGGAATGATTAGAACTGTTTTGGCAGATGAAGTGCAAGAAGGTGAGTATGTATTGGGGCTTCAACCTTTGACCGATATACATCTCAACCCTGATTTTCCAATCGCGTCAATGCCAGTTGGAAACCCAAGTTATGTCTATGTTTTGGCCACTATCGGCATACTTGTCCTTGTAATGGCCTGCATGAATTATACTACATTATCCACAGGCCAATCGATTCGGCGGGCCAAAGAAGTGGGAATTCGCAAGGTGGTAGGAGCGCAGAAAAGGAGTTTAGTGTGGCAGTATCTTTCTGAGAGTATGTTAATTACCTTTTTTGCGGCCATGGCGGGAGTGGGGCTTGCTTATTTGCTATTACCTACCTTTAATCAGCTTGCTGGAACTGAAATTTCCATCCTATTAAACTATACAGGCGGGCTTTTCTACATAGGACTAGTTCTTGGAGTAGGGCTTCTCACAGGGCTATACCCAGCGTTTGTACTATCGAATTTAAGACTGATTAGCGTTTTAAAAGGAGCTCAAAGTAGTAGAGGGACAGGTTTGTTTCGAAAGTCACTTATGGTATTTCAGCTGCTGCTGACCATTTTCTTGATCTCTGGATCATTGGTTATGCGAAATCAACTAAACTTTCTTCAAGACTCAGACCTAGGATATGATAAAGAAGCAATGGTTTATGTAAACCTATACGCTAAGCCGGGAGTTTCAGGACTTTTTAATCGAATCAATAGTGGTTTTGAAAATGCTGAGATATTGAAATCTAAACTTGCGTCTTACCCTGAAATAACCAGCATAGGGGCCGCCAATCATATGTTTGGAAGTTCAGGCTGGACAAATCTAGGTTTTAGTGATAAACAAGGTCAGTTTAAGCAATTTTCCTTGCTAATAACAGATCCATACTACAACACAAGCTTTGATATAGAGCTTGCTGAGGGTAGGGACTTTGATGCAGCACTAGAAATTGACAAAACCGAATCAATCATCATTAATGAGGCAGCTGCAGCATACTTTTTTAATACAGAAAGCCCAATTGGGAAACAATTGCCAGGAGATAATTTTGGAACACATAGAATTGTAGGAGTAGTTAAAGACTTCAATTTCGAGTCTCTTCACACCGAAGTTCAACCTTTGGTTATTACACAAAATGCTAGTCCGATCACTGATGGTGTAAGTGACTTTAGTATTAATTCTAATCCTATTCCAAAAGTGTTTTTCAAGTATACAGGAAGTAATCTACTGGGGGTACAAAAACTATTGGAAGACGTTTGGGCTGATACATTTCCGAATGAAGAACTCAATTTTAGTTTTATCGATGAGCGTTTAAGGCTTCTTTATGAGAACGAATCACGAGTCAATCAAATTGCTGGCGTGGCCACTGTGATCAGTATTCTCATTGCGGCTTTCGGCCTTTTAGGCCTTACTATTATGGTGGTGAATACTAAGATTAAGGAGATAGGAATCAGAAAGGTACTCGGTGCTCGAACATTTACCATTCTGGGCCTACTTATGAAGCAATTTAGCCTGCAACTGCTATTAGCCTTCTTCATTTCTATACCAATCACTTGGTACCTTATGAATCAGTGGTTGAGTGACTTTGCCTATAGAGTTGACGTCGGAATTATCGTCTTTTTAGTTAGCGGAGCCCTTTCTTTTGCCATTATGCTTTCAGTGATAGGATTTCATGCGATAAGAGCAGCAAGAGCCAACCCTATTAAGGCATTAAGAGTCGAGTAA
- a CDS encoding ABC transporter permease, translated as MSNPENISPPKWADRFLKFYCKQEFIEEIQGDAYEIFERLVAENATRKAKREYIWNVLRFFRWSNMKLNNRSNFNQLTMVKNNFKIAYRNLIRNRFYTGINLAGISLGIACFILTSLYVQEEFSFDKFHSKYDNLYRVWVHETYDDEEYKDATIPVVLGQTIKADFPEIEQTIQMIGDVGSYISDNQEKTDLYFEIVGESFLKSFDFKMLVGDKNTALSKLENIVLTEKQAMKQFGNLDVLGKTIELTVDDEQFNFLVSGVVENPPSNSSITYGSLISEANNERFLNTQTRTAWYTSSSQFYVELNSNVTVQDLESKFPEMVKKGLGDEYEEDMFIVHLQPLSDVHFNRIIEGETVSGDLRTVRILGLVGLVILLLAGINFINLAVGQSIRRAKEVGVRKVMGAHKHQLISQFLGESFLLTTVAMFLSIGVCSLLLPAFNQFADKNLTLEFSLPLITALGVSVLVIGLLSGIYPAFVLSSFNPVATLKSAKISGKGKNGLAYSLIVVQFFAAIFFVSSTIIMKNQLSYLAKKNLGFQAEGVVYMSLPRPQKFEHGMAGIMNASAQLADQFLAKLSQIPAISGATHANNFFGEDDWMTIDYADLDDNWKSLGYNTISEDFVDVFDIEIVEGKGFENATEYEKRTGFLVNESMAKMIGLETTVGGKIKSKRPFGEHQIIGVMKDFHFESLHKKIRPLLLSMNAEPVFEGVEGISMSRSARATVLLKVNLENFSDVRKEIESAWEERFAEPFDLRFIDAKLQGLYEKERNTNAMVNLIALLAITIACLGLLGLAALTIKNKYKEIGIRKVLGASSIGIFKLLYRLFMSPIIVAFVISVPLTIYVMNSWLGNFAYQINVNAYHFVIAAIGILVITLLVVSYQALKAAATNPVETIRYE; from the coding sequence TTGAGTAATCCTGAAAATATATCGCCACCTAAATGGGCCGATCGCTTCTTAAAGTTCTACTGTAAGCAAGAGTTTATAGAGGAGATTCAAGGAGATGCCTACGAAATATTTGAGCGATTAGTAGCCGAAAACGCAACCCGTAAAGCTAAAAGGGAATACATATGGAATGTTTTGAGGTTTTTCAGGTGGTCAAACATGAAACTAAACAACAGGTCTAATTTTAATCAACTTACAATGGTCAAAAACAACTTTAAAATCGCGTACCGCAACCTGATTAGAAACAGGTTTTATACAGGCATAAACCTAGCGGGAATATCCTTGGGGATCGCTTGTTTTATTCTTACTTCACTTTACGTTCAAGAGGAATTCTCTTTCGATAAATTCCACTCTAAATATGATAATCTGTACAGAGTTTGGGTACACGAAACATATGATGATGAAGAATATAAGGATGCTACGATTCCAGTAGTGTTGGGTCAAACCATCAAAGCGGATTTTCCTGAAATAGAGCAGACAATTCAAATGATCGGCGATGTAGGGTCTTATATATCTGATAATCAAGAGAAAACAGATTTATACTTTGAAATAGTTGGTGAATCCTTTTTGAAATCTTTCGATTTTAAAATGCTGGTCGGTGATAAAAATACCGCCTTGAGCAAGTTGGAAAACATCGTTTTGACCGAAAAACAAGCCATGAAGCAGTTTGGCAACCTAGATGTTTTGGGGAAAACAATAGAATTGACAGTAGATGATGAACAATTCAATTTTTTGGTGTCTGGTGTGGTTGAAAACCCACCATCAAATTCCTCAATAACCTATGGATCGCTAATTTCTGAGGCAAATAATGAGCGATTTTTGAATACCCAAACCAGAACGGCTTGGTACACTTCTTCATCACAATTTTATGTGGAGCTCAATTCAAACGTTACGGTTCAGGATTTAGAAAGTAAGTTTCCAGAAATGGTTAAAAAAGGTTTAGGCGATGAATATGAAGAAGACATGTTCATTGTTCATCTACAACCATTATCAGATGTCCATTTTAACAGAATTATTGAAGGCGAGACTGTTAGTGGCGACCTTAGAACCGTCAGAATTCTTGGTCTCGTGGGGTTGGTAATTCTGCTATTGGCTGGCATCAATTTCATAAACTTAGCAGTAGGTCAATCCATTAGAAGAGCCAAAGAGGTGGGGGTAAGAAAGGTAATGGGAGCTCATAAACATCAATTGATCAGTCAATTTTTAGGTGAGTCATTTTTGCTTACCACTGTGGCCATGTTCTTAAGCATTGGTGTATGTTCGTTGCTATTGCCAGCATTCAATCAATTCGCTGATAAGAACTTAACACTAGAGTTTTCATTGCCGTTAATCACTGCTTTAGGGGTATCAGTACTTGTGATAGGCCTTCTTTCTGGCATCTACCCAGCTTTTGTGTTATCGTCATTCAACCCTGTCGCTACGCTAAAAAGTGCAAAAATAAGCGGTAAAGGGAAAAATGGTTTAGCGTACAGTCTCATAGTGGTTCAGTTCTTTGCTGCAATTTTCTTCGTATCGAGTACGATTATCATGAAGAATCAATTGAGTTATCTCGCTAAAAAGAATCTAGGGTTTCAAGCCGAAGGTGTGGTTTATATGTCACTGCCTAGACCGCAAAAGTTTGAACATGGAATGGCAGGTATAATGAATGCCAGTGCACAATTGGCGGATCAATTTTTAGCTAAACTCTCACAAATTCCTGCGATAAGCGGTGCAACACACGCCAATAATTTTTTCGGTGAAGATGATTGGATGACAATCGACTATGCTGATTTGGACGACAACTGGAAATCCCTTGGCTACAACACGATTAGTGAAGATTTTGTAGATGTTTTTGATATTGAAATTGTTGAAGGAAAAGGCTTTGAAAACGCCACAGAGTATGAAAAAAGAACCGGGTTTTTGGTCAATGAATCGATGGCAAAAATGATCGGTTTGGAAACGACGGTTGGTGGTAAAATTAAGAGTAAGAGACCTTTTGGCGAACACCAGATCATTGGCGTCATGAAAGATTTTCACTTTGAATCATTACATAAGAAAATACGGCCCTTGTTACTTTCCATGAATGCTGAGCCAGTTTTTGAAGGAGTTGAAGGAATTTCTATGAGTAGAAGTGCCCGAGCCACTGTGTTGCTTAAAGTAAATCTGGAAAACTTCTCTGATGTGAGAAAGGAAATAGAATCGGCTTGGGAAGAGCGTTTTGCCGAACCCTTTGACCTCAGGTTTATCGATGCCAAACTTCAGGGACTTTACGAAAAAGAGCGCAATACTAACGCCATGGTAAACCTGATTGCCCTTTTAGCCATTACTATTGCTTGCCTAGGTTTACTCGGTTTGGCAGCGCTTACCATCAAGAATAAGTACAAGGAGATCGGCATTAGAAAAGTATTGGGCGCAAGTTCTATAGGTATTTTCAAGTTGCTTTACAGGCTATTTATGAGTCCAATTATAGTAGCTTTTGTGATCTCAGTGCCATTAACTATTTACGTGATGAATAGCTGGTTAGGTAATTTTGCCTATCAAATCAATGTGAATGCCTATCACTTCGTCATCGCGGCGATCGGCATACTCGTAATCACCCTTTTAGTGGTGAGTTATCAGGCCTTGAAGGCCGCAGCCACTAACCCTGTAGAAACTATCAGGTACGAATAG
- a CDS encoding polysaccharide deacetylase family protein, with product MRSFLIVIAISLVAMSGFGFQQKNFSTFVYHRFGDDRYPSTNLSLDKFEEQLAFLAENNYQVITLNEAFKQVKSKQTAISNVVVITIDDAFKSFYQNGWPLLKKYGFKATLFVNTKTVGSSDYMTWEELKEVKAEGIEIANHSHAHPYFMDNFNINAFYSDLIISDAFFRNMLGEIPDGYAYPYGEWHPKMGDLLDSLGYTYAAAQNSGVIYKESPPFQLPRFPMSDNYADLQDFKQKVNMNALEVTKINVIDNGFQGSSLKPRLILNFNEGAYDLKNLQCFIQGTKAKKSIRVLKDGNVELSIWPEDELKKRRTLFTVTVTDRQGKWHWFSYSWLLPSVKQ from the coding sequence ATGAGAAGCTTTTTGATCGTCATCGCCATTTCTCTGGTTGCTATGAGCGGGTTTGGTTTCCAGCAGAAGAACTTTTCGACCTTCGTTTATCACAGATTCGGTGATGATCGATATCCATCCACAAACCTTAGCCTTGATAAGTTCGAAGAGCAATTAGCGTTTCTAGCTGAAAACAATTATCAGGTAATCACTTTAAATGAAGCTTTCAAGCAAGTAAAATCCAAGCAAACAGCGATTTCGAATGTCGTGGTGATCACCATAGACGATGCTTTCAAGAGTTTCTATCAGAACGGATGGCCATTATTGAAAAAGTACGGTTTTAAGGCGACCCTTTTTGTCAATACGAAAACCGTAGGCTCCAGTGATTATATGACTTGGGAGGAGCTGAAAGAGGTAAAAGCCGAAGGTATTGAAATTGCCAATCATTCGCATGCCCATCCCTATTTCATGGATAATTTTAATATTAATGCGTTTTACAGTGACTTAATCATCAGCGATGCATTTTTCAGGAATATGCTTGGTGAAATACCAGATGGTTATGCATATCCGTATGGGGAGTGGCACCCAAAAATGGGTGATTTACTGGACAGTTTGGGATACACTTACGCTGCAGCGCAAAACTCGGGTGTTATTTATAAAGAATCGCCCCCCTTCCAACTACCCAGATTCCCCATGTCGGACAACTATGCGGATCTGCAAGATTTTAAGCAAAAAGTAAATATGAATGCCCTTGAGGTCACGAAGATCAACGTAATTGATAACGGGTTTCAAGGTAGCAGTCTAAAGCCTAGATTAATACTCAATTTTAACGAAGGAGCATACGATCTAAAAAACCTGCAGTGCTTTATTCAAGGAACAAAAGCTAAAAAGTCCATTAGGGTATTAAAGGATGGAAATGTTGAATTGAGTATTTGGCCCGAAGATGAATTAAAAAAACGAAGGACTTTATTCACCGTTACAGTTACCGATCGTCAAGGCAAATGGCATTGGTTTAGTTATTCATGGTTATTACCTTCCGTGAAGCAATGA
- a CDS encoding BspA family leucine-rich repeat surface protein: MMKHLCILIMACAINVSLAAQKPFITTWKTDNPGISRDNQIVIPTIGFGYYYEVDWGDGTIEKGLTGDAMHSYKKAGTYQVSIKGEFPSIYFNSAGDKEKLLSVDQWGDIQWKSMTRAFKGCSNLHVWAKDAPNLKHAEDVSGMFEMAISFNEPIAHWEMASVKNMSDMFKDASAFNQNINAWDVSNVQDMSGLFWQATAYNKPLFNWEVDNVQNMAYMFWGASSFNQNIGNWNVMRVKSMGAMFEGAQSFNKDISGWDVSQVDILTGMFMGAISFDQDLADWKVNNAQDVSNMFSFSGLSEDNYELIVMNWKKRSVFRGTLNIETLSVSVEKQ, from the coding sequence ATGATGAAGCATTTATGTATTCTAATAATGGCATGCGCCATTAACGTTTCCTTAGCGGCACAAAAGCCATTCATTACAACTTGGAAAACAGACAACCCAGGTATTTCCAGAGACAATCAAATTGTTATTCCAACTATCGGTTTTGGCTATTATTATGAAGTAGACTGGGGAGATGGAACCATAGAGAAAGGCCTAACTGGAGATGCCATGCATAGCTATAAAAAGGCAGGAACTTATCAAGTATCCATAAAAGGGGAATTTCCGAGCATCTATTTTAACAGCGCAGGAGACAAGGAGAAATTACTTTCTGTTGATCAATGGGGGGATATCCAATGGAAATCAATGACTAGAGCCTTTAAAGGCTGTAGCAATTTACATGTTTGGGCTAAGGATGCTCCAAACCTTAAACATGCTGAGGATGTTTCTGGCATGTTTGAAATGGCCATATCCTTCAACGAACCGATAGCACATTGGGAAATGGCTTCGGTAAAAAACATGAGTGACATGTTTAAAGATGCCAGCGCATTCAATCAAAATATCAATGCTTGGGATGTGAGTAATGTACAAGACATGTCCGGTCTTTTTTGGCAAGCGACAGCATATAATAAGCCACTATTTAATTGGGAGGTGGACAACGTTCAAAATATGGCTTATATGTTTTGGGGAGCGTCATCCTTCAATCAAAACATTGGAAACTGGAATGTAATGCGCGTAAAGTCGATGGGTGCAATGTTTGAAGGTGCCCAAAGCTTTAATAAGGATATTTCTGGCTGGGATGTCTCTCAGGTAGATATTTTGACAGGGATGTTTATGGGCGCCATTTCCTTTGATCAAGATTTGGCCGATTGGAAGGTCAATAATGCACAAGATGTGTCGAATATGTTCTCTTTTTCTGGTCTATCGGAAGATAATTATGAGCTTATCGTCATGAACTGGAAAAAACGTTCAGTTTTTAGAGGAACCCTCAATATTGAGACACTCAGCGTCTCAGTAGAAAAACAATAG
- a CDS encoding PadR family transcriptional regulator produces the protein MKGTYLGEFEELVLLTVGALYPEAYGVAVMDEIKNETGRSVNISAVHSAMRRLDEKGFVRSEMGGATNERGGRRKRYFELTAFGKKALDDAQSLRMKLYNRIPDISLGTS, from the coding sequence ATGAAAGGAACGTACTTAGGTGAATTCGAGGAACTCGTACTATTAACCGTGGGGGCGCTGTATCCGGAGGCTTACGGAGTGGCGGTCATGGATGAAATAAAAAACGAGACTGGTCGCTCTGTAAATATCAGTGCGGTCCATTCAGCCATGCGCCGCTTAGACGAAAAGGGTTTCGTGAGAAGTGAAATGGGCGGAGCTACCAATGAAAGAGGAGGTAGGAGAAAACGCTACTTTGAGCTCACCGCTTTTGGCAAGAAAGCCCTAGACGACGCACAGTCGCTAAGAATGAAACTCTACAACAGAATTCCTGATATTTCTCTGGGTACATCTTGA